A region of Roseobacter litoralis Och 149 DNA encodes the following proteins:
- a CDS encoding extracellular solute-binding protein yields the protein MNDLSRRRLLQSAAAFGAASALPFSAARAADSLAAAIYPGTWDEAYRSVVAPLLAEKHGVDVAFDPLWAVDQVTKARAGRGIAPFDCFVLDPGPTAAAREADLFEPIDASMLSNAANLPDGMISADAATVNVQVVGLCYNPTAFPEPPTRWEQIFESPYVERLGLTGFQTTFGTVSLIEMAKVFGGSDTDMEPIFAKLQEALPKVAAVTGPAGLPGLFQQGQIDLMYTNTNNVATLKAQGVDIEFIAPETGAITFSTSLHITKGSENVEAAHKYIDTAISAEAQSQLQLSPYNMIPVNKQVELAETLYIKSVDELSDMVVHDWSVINPQRAGWIERFNKEITK from the coding sequence ATGAATGACCTTTCCCGCCGAAGACTTTTGCAAAGCGCCGCTGCGTTTGGCGCAGCCTCAGCATTGCCTTTCTCGGCTGCGCGCGCCGCGGACTCTCTGGCAGCCGCCATCTATCCAGGAACCTGGGACGAGGCCTACCGGTCGGTCGTCGCCCCCTTGCTTGCGGAAAAGCATGGCGTGGATGTGGCCTTTGATCCGCTATGGGCCGTGGATCAGGTCACCAAGGCACGCGCCGGGCGCGGCATCGCGCCGTTTGACTGTTTTGTCCTTGACCCCGGACCCACGGCTGCGGCGAGAGAGGCCGATCTTTTCGAGCCGATTGACGCCTCGATGCTGTCCAATGCGGCAAACCTGCCCGATGGGATGATCTCGGCGGATGCGGCGACCGTCAACGTGCAGGTCGTTGGGCTGTGCTACAACCCGACCGCCTTCCCCGAGCCGCCAACCCGTTGGGAGCAGATATTCGAGTCACCTTATGTTGAACGGCTTGGCCTCACGGGGTTCCAGACCACATTCGGTACGGTGTCCCTGATCGAGATGGCAAAGGTCTTTGGCGGATCTGACACGGATATGGAACCGATCTTTGCAAAACTGCAGGAAGCGCTTCCAAAAGTTGCGGCAGTCACCGGGCCCGCAGGTTTGCCGGGTCTGTTCCAACAGGGTCAGATCGATCTGATGTACACCAATACCAACAACGTCGCGACGCTCAAGGCGCAGGGCGTGGATATTGAATTTATCGCGCCTGAAACCGGGGCCATTACATTCTCGACGTCTCTTCACATCACGAAGGGATCGGAAAATGTCGAAGCCGCGCATAAATACATCGACACGGCAATCTCGGCTGAAGCTCAGTCGCAATTGCAGCTTTCTCCCTACAATATGATCCCGGTGAACAAACAGGTCGAGCTGGCAGAGACCCTTTACATCAAATCCGTGGATGAGTTGTCGGATATGGTTGTTCACGATTGGAGCGTGATCAATCCGCAGCGTGCGGGGTGGATTGAGCGGTTCAACAAAGAGATCACCAAATAA
- a CDS encoding ABC transporter permease, translated as MAGAATYEPGRVDWRLAAPLGLTYLAFFAAPLAILLAMSFAADDRFASFSTDSWVKFWGDPFYRGVVYDTVRLGLVAVLATSVLSYPIALLFISCGPRLRKLLIFIILLPLLTSVVIRTFAWIVILAREGVVNQTLITLGLTSAPLNLLQTELGLVIALTQIEMPLMLLPLVTVMQQINPSLSDASRALGGSKWRTFFRIILPLSLPGWIAGATLVFASATTAFISQTVIGGARLVYLPSLIWQQSMVVFDWPFAAVASVTLLVAVLSGVMLFSLLGRFARID; from the coding sequence ATGGCTGGTGCCGCAACATATGAACCCGGACGCGTGGACTGGCGGCTCGCTGCGCCGCTCGGTCTGACATATCTGGCGTTTTTTGCGGCACCGCTCGCCATCCTGCTGGCGATGTCGTTTGCGGCGGATGATCGTTTTGCGTCCTTCTCTACGGACAGTTGGGTCAAGTTCTGGGGTGACCCATTCTATCGCGGCGTGGTCTATGACACGGTGCGGCTGGGTCTGGTCGCTGTGCTCGCGACGTCGGTTTTGTCCTATCCGATTGCACTGCTTTTCATTTCCTGCGGCCCCCGCCTGCGGAAACTTCTGATCTTCATCATCCTGCTTCCGCTACTGACATCGGTGGTGATCCGCACGTTCGCATGGATCGTGATCCTCGCGCGGGAAGGCGTGGTCAATCAGACCCTGATCACACTTGGTCTGACCTCTGCGCCGCTGAACCTGTTGCAAACGGAACTGGGCCTCGTGATTGCGCTGACGCAGATCGAGATGCCCTTGATGCTGTTGCCGCTCGTCACGGTCATGCAGCAAATTAACCCGAGCCTTTCGGATGCGTCCCGCGCGCTTGGCGGTTCCAAATGGCGCACGTTTTTCCGCATCATCCTGCCGCTTTCGCTGCCCGGATGGATTGCGGGGGCTACCCTTGTGTTTGCCTCGGCGACAACCGCGTTCATTTCGCAGACGGTGATTGGTGGCGCGCGGCTCGTCTATCTGCCGTCGCTGATCTGGCAGCAGTCGATGGTTGTCTTCGACTGGCCCTTCGCAGCCGTGGCATCCGTTACTTTGCTGGTCGCTGTGCTCAGCGGCGTGATGCTGTTTTCCCTGCTTGGTCGTTTTGCGAGGATAGACTGA
- a CDS encoding ABC transporter permease yields MAHRSTVSDRSYSIVMGGLAALGILILVGPVIIVLLTSFTSSRVLTFPPPGFSLEWYVALFDPVKSGHIHSALANSLYVAAIATALAVLLATAAALAMARSRGTSARALEASFMSPLILPGLSFGLAALMFFSILGFRPSINHLIAGHLVVIAPFVFRTTLASLSQFNPALLESSASLGAGRLYAFRRITLPIITPGIVAGGFLAFVASMDNVPVSLFLSNARTNMLPIRMWGMMETTLDVRVAAISGVIIVAVLVLMIVMDRLTGLTRRMSM; encoded by the coding sequence ATGGCGCATCGCAGCACGGTTTCGGACCGGTCTTATTCCATTGTCATGGGCGGCCTTGCAGCACTTGGCATCCTGATCCTTGTGGGCCCCGTGATCATCGTGCTGCTCACGTCGTTCACATCGTCCCGCGTGTTGACCTTTCCGCCGCCCGGTTTTTCGCTTGAATGGTATGTGGCGCTTTTTGATCCGGTGAAATCGGGCCATATTCATTCGGCCTTGGCGAATTCCCTTTATGTTGCCGCGATTGCCACGGCCCTCGCTGTCCTGCTTGCAACGGCTGCGGCACTGGCCATGGCCCGGTCCAGAGGAACCTCTGCCCGAGCACTCGAAGCCAGCTTCATGTCACCCCTGATCTTGCCGGGGTTGTCCTTCGGCTTGGCGGCGTTGATGTTTTTCTCGATCCTCGGGTTTCGGCCATCGATCAATCACCTGATTGCAGGGCACCTTGTTGTGATCGCGCCTTTCGTCTTTCGCACGACGCTGGCGAGCCTGTCGCAATTCAATCCTGCACTTCTGGAAAGCTCCGCCAGCCTTGGGGCAGGGCGCCTTTATGCGTTCCGCCGGATTACGCTGCCAATCATCACGCCGGGCATTGTTGCGGGCGGATTTCTGGCATTCGTGGCGTCCATGGACAATGTGCCGGTGTCGCTGTTTTTGTCCAATGCACGCACCAATATGCTGCCCATTCGCATGTGGGGCATGATGGAAACGACCCTTGATGTGCGCGTGGCCGCGATTTCCGGTGTGATCATCGTTGCTGTGCTGGTGTTGATGATTGTGATGGATCGATTGACCGGCCTGACGCGCCGGATGAGCATGTGA
- a CDS encoding polysaccharide deacetylase family protein gives MTYPRDFVGYGANPPDPKWPNGARVAINFVMNYEEGSEPSIQDGENFTEVALTDAHGLDQAIKGRDLAGEGLFAYGSRVGFWRLMRLFQERGVPMTVFGCALAIERNRQAAQAIRDSGFDCCCHGWRWVKHFELSEAEERDHIKRAIASLRETLGERPLGWYCRYGPSVNTRQLVVEEGGFLYDSDAYDDELPYWTEVDGKPHLVVPYSLTNNDAKFCGSFATSNDYFEWHKDAFDMLYREGATAPKMMSVGLHMRLIGHPARAAGLERFLDYIAGHDDVWITRRLDIARHWTKTHPYSGPLG, from the coding sequence ATGACTTACCCCCGAGACTTTGTCGGCTACGGCGCCAACCCGCCGGATCCGAAATGGCCAAATGGTGCGCGCGTGGCGATCAATTTCGTAATGAATTACGAAGAAGGGTCCGAGCCGTCCATTCAGGACGGTGAGAATTTTACCGAGGTCGCACTGACCGACGCCCACGGCCTTGATCAAGCGATCAAGGGGCGTGATCTGGCGGGCGAAGGGCTCTTTGCCTATGGCAGCCGCGTGGGGTTCTGGCGGCTGATGCGGCTCTTTCAGGAGCGCGGGGTGCCCATGACTGTCTTTGGCTGCGCGCTGGCTATTGAGCGCAACCGGCAGGCGGCGCAAGCCATTCGCGACTCGGGTTTTGACTGTTGCTGCCATGGTTGGCGCTGGGTCAAGCACTTTGAGTTGAGTGAAGCCGAAGAGCGAGACCATATCAAACGTGCCATCGCTTCACTGCGGGAGACCTTGGGCGAACGGCCCCTTGGATGGTACTGCCGCTACGGCCCCAGCGTGAACACCCGCCAGCTGGTGGTGGAGGAAGGTGGTTTCCTATACGATTCAGATGCTTACGACGATGAGTTGCCCTATTGGACTGAGGTCGATGGCAAGCCGCATCTGGTCGTTCCCTATTCGCTAACCAACAATGATGCGAAATTCTGCGGGTCTTTTGCGACGTCCAACGATTATTTCGAGTGGCACAAGGATGCCTTTGACATGCTCTACCGGGAAGGGGCGACCGCGCCCAAGATGATGTCGGTCGGGCTGCACATGCGGCTGATCGGGCACCCCGCGCGGGCCGCGGGTTTGGAACGTTTCCTCGATTATATTGCGGGTCATGACGATGTCTGGATCACGCGGCGGCTTGATATCGCCCGTCATTGGACCAAAACGCATCCCTATTCCGGTCCCCTTGGATGA
- a CDS encoding peptidase, which translates to MSGTRHQIVVALGDTRYRVDRPFGAWPQTAGKVSDVVVLRDGRVLVLLRSDPYVDPVGPRVIVLSPEGDYLGAWGDLEIADAHLMTPTPDGRLFIVDRDMHEIILFSADGQRLGGIGTRGGPGAPFNHPTDVAFAPSGEFYVSDGYAGWHIHRFAADGTHLATWGAIGSGCGEFLEPHSLWCLPDGRVVVVDRCNNRLQVFDAEGVFLEEWTGFHRPVGIWGAAGGDVFVSDQVPSLHRISQNGTRLGRARPVLNGAHGIFGSPDGTIYLAEANPSRISRLTPL; encoded by the coding sequence ATGAGCGGCACCCGACACCAGATCGTCGTTGCATTGGGTGACACCCGTTACCGCGTTGATCGACCGTTTGGGGCGTGGCCGCAAACCGCCGGTAAGGTGTCGGATGTCGTCGTCTTGCGCGATGGCCGCGTCCTCGTGTTGCTGCGCAGCGACCCTTATGTGGACCCGGTTGGCCCGCGCGTCATCGTGCTGTCCCCCGAAGGTGACTACCTTGGTGCATGGGGCGATCTTGAAATCGCTGATGCGCATTTAATGACCCCGACGCCGGATGGGCGTCTTTTCATCGTCGACCGTGACATGCATGAAATCATCCTTTTTTCCGCAGATGGACAGCGGTTAGGGGGTATCGGCACACGTGGCGGACCAGGTGCGCCGTTCAATCACCCCACGGATGTGGCTTTTGCGCCAAGCGGTGAATTTTATGTGTCGGATGGCTACGCGGGCTGGCATATCCACCGTTTTGCCGCTGATGGCACGCATCTGGCCACGTGGGGTGCAATCGGCAGCGGTTGCGGCGAATTCCTGGAACCGCATTCCCTTTGGTGCCTGCCCGATGGTCGGGTTGTGGTCGTGGACCGGTGTAATAATCGGCTTCAGGTGTTTGATGCAGAGGGCGTTTTTCTTGAAGAATGGACTGGCTTTCATCGGCCTGTCGGGATCTGGGGGGCTGCCGGAGGTGACGTATTCGTTTCTGATCAGGTACCAAGCCTGCATCGCATATCGCAGAACGGAACACGGTTGGGACGTGCGCGTCCGGTGCTGAACGGAGCACATGGAATCTTCGGATCGCCGGATGGCACGATTTATCTCGCAGAAGCCAATCCGAGCAGGATTTCCCGTCTTACGCCACTGTGA
- a CDS encoding LysR substrate-binding domain-containing protein yields the protein MFVKMRVGSKHLPLNALQGFEAAARHLNMRRAGEELNLTQSAVSHQVRTLEKALGRPLFNENRRRLALTPDGKRLLVAVKQGLETISAAATQVSEDAFSSSLTVLAAPAFSSQWLVPRLPRFLELFPDLTFSLNVGAAATSSDLAQVDAAVVFNNVQFPGMRVETLTHLEMFPVCAPGPDRKMVPEDLHNETLIHEDDGEIWARWFAAVGAEQIKPHRAIYASGTQAALSLAIAGSGFAINDGIIGAEALSKSLVVRPFGNFTLSFGEYLTVTPTLERTTPGALAFVAWMRREMAETHHY from the coding sequence ATGTTTGTCAAAATGCGGGTCGGCTCCAAACACCTCCCTCTCAATGCCCTGCAAGGGTTCGAAGCTGCAGCGCGACATCTGAACATGCGGCGTGCAGGCGAGGAACTGAACCTGACACAAAGTGCCGTCAGCCATCAGGTGCGTACTTTGGAGAAGGCGCTGGGGCGTCCTCTGTTCAACGAAAACAGACGACGCCTTGCGCTGACGCCAGATGGAAAACGCCTGCTTGTTGCTGTAAAACAAGGGCTTGAGACTATTTCCGCTGCTGCGACGCAGGTCAGCGAGGATGCGTTTTCCTCAAGCCTCACAGTCCTTGCAGCACCGGCTTTCAGTTCTCAGTGGTTGGTGCCACGTCTGCCGCGCTTTCTCGAACTGTTCCCGGATTTGACATTCTCACTGAACGTTGGGGCCGCTGCGACATCGTCCGACCTCGCTCAGGTCGACGCCGCCGTCGTTTTTAACAATGTTCAATTTCCGGGCATGCGCGTTGAAACGTTGACACACCTTGAAATGTTCCCTGTTTGCGCGCCAGGACCTGATCGCAAGATGGTGCCGGAAGATTTGCATAACGAAACCTTGATCCATGAGGACGACGGAGAGATTTGGGCCCGATGGTTCGCCGCTGTCGGCGCCGAACAGATCAAACCACACCGCGCGATTTATGCCTCGGGCACTCAGGCCGCCCTGTCCCTCGCGATTGCAGGGTCTGGATTTGCAATCAACGATGGCATCATAGGCGCAGAGGCTCTGTCGAAATCATTGGTCGTACGTCCCTTTGGAAACTTCACGCTTTCATTCGGGGAATACTTAACCGTAACGCCGACATTGGAGCGTACCACGCCCGGTGCCTTGGCTTTTGTAGCCTGGATGCGCCGAGAAATGGCAGAAACTCATCACTATTGA
- a CDS encoding fatty acid desaturase, whose amino-acid sequence MEASFSRRKLVAPARMRELMQRSDLHGALQLGSHIGAILISGVALWVLWGTWWAVPLFMVHGVLINFLYAGQHELSHETVFKTKWLNEAFGRMIGFLMIFPRDFDKIQHWAHHQHTQNWEKDGELVREPYTLRSYLLWFWGPTYWYTRVTRIVRFCRGVVVEPYIREGEHDKIIREGRIHAALYVGIAVVSLIIGSWAAVILWLAPMVVMKPVHQLQNTIEHLGLSHKDDILENTRSTRTNAVMRWLCWQMPYHTAHHTFPSVPFWQLSSLDAEIRNSGATPHKMGWIEFQIEVLRKLSSKSEDEYPYDEIWIVPRAGGGTQRIEAA is encoded by the coding sequence ATGGAAGCCAGTTTCTCGCGCCGTAAGCTTGTCGCGCCCGCCCGCATGCGCGAGCTCATGCAACGCTCTGATCTACATGGCGCGCTTCAACTTGGCAGTCACATTGGTGCCATTCTCATCTCTGGTGTGGCCCTGTGGGTGCTGTGGGGCACATGGTGGGCGGTGCCATTGTTCATGGTGCACGGGGTACTGATCAATTTTCTGTACGCAGGCCAGCACGAACTGAGCCACGAAACTGTGTTCAAAACGAAATGGTTGAACGAGGCCTTTGGTCGGATGATCGGCTTTCTGATGATATTCCCTCGTGATTTCGACAAGATACAGCACTGGGCGCACCACCAGCATACCCAAAACTGGGAAAAAGATGGCGAGTTGGTGCGCGAACCCTATACGCTTCGCAGCTACTTGTTGTGGTTCTGGGGCCCGACCTATTGGTACACGCGCGTGACGCGCATCGTGCGGTTTTGCCGTGGCGTTGTCGTCGAGCCCTACATCCGCGAAGGTGAGCACGACAAAATCATCCGTGAAGGGCGCATTCACGCAGCGCTCTATGTCGGCATTGCAGTTGTATCCTTGATCATTGGCAGCTGGGCCGCTGTGATCCTGTGGCTTGCGCCTATGGTGGTAATGAAGCCCGTTCATCAGTTGCAAAACACGATCGAGCACCTTGGCCTCAGCCACAAAGACGACATTCTTGAAAACACACGGTCGACCCGCACCAATGCGGTGATGCGCTGGTTGTGCTGGCAGATGCCTTATCACACAGCACACCACACCTTTCCCAGCGTGCCATTCTGGCAGTTGTCCAGCCTGGACGCTGAAATCCGCAACAGCGGCGCGACTCCTCATAAAATGGGGTGGATCGAATTCCAGATCGAGGTGCTGCGCAAACTGAGCTCAAAATCCGAAGACGAATATCCCTATGACGAAATATGGATCGTCCCGCGCGCCGGTGGTGGTACCCAACGCATCGAGGCTGCATGA
- a CDS encoding sugar phosphate isomerase/epimerase family protein, producing the protein MRRLQVYQSLWSMQPHDASGEVLPLDRVAGMVADAGYAGLAIDLGAADVEVAHAVRPHLEREGLTPLIVAFPRSVESLRETLIMAQDFGAPYVNVVGQVFPLTVEGAIPIIRKWIEMSDQIGMPVHFETHRNCITNDLFATLSMLDAIPEMRLAADLSHYMVDREFKLPLAKWERDLMSRCLARADSFQGRIASRQQIQLQIDFPQHAKWVTLFQEFWLEGLADWRVRNAQGDVVFLCELGPPEYAMTGGDGREMSNRWEEALKIKAMTERIWADLGGNT; encoded by the coding sequence ATGAGACGCCTGCAGGTCTATCAATCGCTGTGGTCCATGCAGCCGCATGATGCATCCGGCGAGGTTTTGCCGCTTGATCGCGTGGCCGGGATGGTGGCCGATGCGGGCTATGCGGGGCTGGCGATTGATCTGGGCGCTGCGGATGTCGAAGTGGCCCACGCCGTACGTCCGCACCTTGAGCGCGAAGGGCTGACGCCGTTGATCGTGGCCTTTCCGCGATCCGTCGAAAGCCTGCGCGAGACGTTGATCATGGCGCAGGATTTTGGCGCACCTTACGTGAATGTGGTCGGACAGGTGTTCCCGTTGACGGTAGAAGGCGCGATCCCGATCATTCGAAAGTGGATCGAAATGTCCGACCAAATCGGCATGCCGGTTCACTTTGAAACGCACCGCAATTGTATCACCAATGATCTCTTTGCGACCCTGTCGATGCTGGATGCGATCCCCGAGATGCGGTTGGCGGCAGACCTGTCGCATTACATGGTGGACCGCGAGTTCAAGCTGCCTCTGGCCAAGTGGGAGCGAGATCTGATGTCGCGTTGCCTGGCGCGCGCAGACAGCTTTCAGGGCCGGATTGCCAGCCGCCAGCAGATACAGCTGCAGATCGATTTCCCTCAGCACGCCAAATGGGTCACGTTGTTTCAGGAGTTCTGGCTCGAGGGACTTGCCGATTGGCGCGTCCGCAATGCGCAGGGTGATGTCGTCTTTCTGTGCGAACTTGGTCCCCCAGAATACGCGATGACTGGCGGCGATGGGCGCGAGATGTCGAACCGCTGGGAAGAAGCGCTTAAAATTAAAGCTATGACCGAGAGAATATGGGCCGATTTGGGCGGGAATACGTGA
- a CDS encoding ABC transporter ATP-binding protein, whose amino-acid sequence MTGRKQASEIRAEGIGKRFGTFDALQDISLTIARGEFLTFLGPSGSGKTTMLMVLGGFVQASAGTLLLDGADVTHQPAEARGFGMMFQGYALFPHMTVAQNIAFPLKVQRRSTAEVKRRTEEMIDMVGLGGHAHKRPSALSGGQQQRVALARALSYEPPVLLLDEPFSALDRNLRGQMQDEMRRIHRDTGTTFVFVTHDQSEALALSSRIAIFEAGTLQQVATPRDIYERPANRFVAEFLGDINLLPLQDMTQTDAGITARFEEATLHTTSDAGPPTALLAIRPEHMQITVSAPEQRNAIPAKIAEMTYMGAETRVSVVTPAGHTLTLNAGADRMPGQLQVGSDIWISWSKDRGVFL is encoded by the coding sequence ATGACTGGTCGTAAGCAGGCCTCGGAAATCCGTGCAGAAGGTATCGGCAAACGCTTTGGCACGTTTGACGCGCTTCAGGACATATCGCTCACTATTGCGCGTGGAGAGTTCCTGACGTTTTTGGGTCCCTCCGGTTCAGGCAAGACGACCATGCTGATGGTGCTGGGCGGCTTTGTACAGGCCTCGGCTGGGACTCTGTTGTTGGACGGCGCAGACGTCACCCACCAACCTGCAGAAGCGCGTGGGTTTGGAATGATGTTTCAGGGCTATGCGTTGTTTCCCCATATGACCGTTGCACAAAACATCGCGTTTCCACTGAAAGTGCAGCGCCGCTCAACTGCCGAAGTCAAACGGCGCACCGAAGAGATGATCGATATGGTTGGCCTTGGCGGGCATGCCCATAAGCGCCCCAGCGCTTTGTCAGGTGGCCAGCAACAACGTGTGGCTCTGGCGCGTGCGCTGTCTTATGAGCCGCCGGTGTTGCTGCTGGACGAGCCGTTCTCGGCACTTGACCGCAATCTGCGTGGCCAGATGCAGGACGAGATGCGCCGCATCCACCGTGATACCGGAACGACCTTTGTGTTTGTAACCCATGACCAGTCAGAGGCGTTGGCCTTGTCCAGCCGCATTGCTATTTTCGAAGCTGGCACATTGCAACAAGTCGCCACGCCCCGGGACATCTATGAGCGTCCCGCCAACCGGTTTGTGGCGGAATTTTTGGGGGATATCAATTTATTACCCCTTCAAGATATGACGCAGACCGACGCGGGCATCACAGCGCGTTTTGAGGAGGCAACCCTTCACACGACGTCAGATGCGGGCCCGCCAACAGCGCTGCTGGCGATCCGGCCCGAGCATATGCAGATCACGGTATCAGCGCCTGAACAGCGCAATGCCATTCCGGCAAAAATAGCGGAGATGACCTATATGGGTGCCGAGACTCGGGTGTCGGTCGTGACTCCTGCAGGCCACACGCTGACTTTGAACGCGGGCGCAGATCGGATGCCAGGCCAATTGCAGGTGGGCAGCGATATCTGGATCAGTTGGTCCAAAGACCGCGGCGTCTTTCTATGA
- a CDS encoding ABC transporter substrate-binding protein, which yields MNDPFVKDSIEILADKARKGRISRRQFTQLAAGFLGTTALASTGMPVLAADGQLVFVNWGGDAMTAYDSTHGAPFADATGVKVLQDGSGPTEGAMKAQAESGSPSWDICDADPYSAQALGKQGLIEAIDYDVVDPAKSRDGFGWEYAASTYFFSYVIAYDSTQFDTPPTSMADFFDVEKFPGKRAMYKWGAGMWEALLLGDGVARADLYPLDLERAHAKLEGFKENVVAFWGGGAESQSLLLNGDASMALIWSTRAKILEEDSEGDIKFIWDDGLISPGSMAVIKGNPAGRDVAMQYIAAAQDPEKQLKMFELMGQGPSNSAADALVPDALKRFNPVDPANFPKQVALDMAWYEENYGAALDAYLGIASA from the coding sequence ATGAACGATCCCTTTGTAAAAGACAGCATCGAAATTCTGGCGGACAAAGCCCGCAAGGGACGCATTTCGCGCCGCCAGTTTACCCAGTTGGCCGCAGGCTTTTTGGGCACCACGGCGCTGGCGAGCACCGGCATGCCAGTCCTGGCGGCTGACGGCCAACTGGTGTTTGTGAACTGGGGCGGGGATGCCATGACCGCCTATGACAGCACCCATGGTGCGCCTTTTGCCGACGCCACCGGTGTCAAGGTTTTGCAGGACGGGTCCGGCCCAACTGAGGGCGCGATGAAAGCGCAGGCCGAAAGCGGCAGCCCAAGCTGGGACATTTGCGACGCCGACCCTTATTCAGCGCAGGCGCTCGGCAAACAGGGCCTGATCGAAGCGATCGACTATGACGTCGTGGACCCCGCAAAATCGCGTGATGGCTTTGGTTGGGAATACGCCGCCTCTACCTACTTCTTTTCTTATGTCATCGCCTACGACAGCACCCAATTCGACACGCCCCCGACCAGTATGGCGGACTTCTTTGATGTCGAAAAATTCCCTGGCAAGCGTGCGATGTACAAATGGGGTGCCGGCATGTGGGAAGCGCTGCTGCTCGGCGACGGTGTTGCCCGCGCTGACCTCTATCCACTGGACTTGGAACGCGCGCATGCCAAGCTCGAAGGTTTCAAGGAAAACGTCGTTGCATTCTGGGGGGGCGGCGCTGAAAGCCAGTCCTTGTTGTTGAACGGCGATGCCTCAATGGCATTGATCTGGTCCACCCGCGCAAAGATCCTCGAAGAGGATTCTGAAGGTGATATCAAATTCATTTGGGATGACGGCTTGATTTCGCCCGGCTCTATGGCCGTGATCAAGGGCAACCCTGCAGGACGTGATGTGGCCATGCAATACATCGCGGCCGCACAAGACCCGGAAAAGCAGCTCAAGATGTTCGAATTGATGGGGCAGGGCCCAAGCAATTCGGCGGCGGACGCGCTGGTGCCTGACGCGCTCAAACGCTTTAATCCGGTGGACCCGGCCAACTTCCCCAAACAAGTCGCACTTGATATGGCCTGGTACGAAGAAAACTATGGGGCCGCACTTGATGCCTACCTCGGCATCGCGTCGGCCTAA
- a CDS encoding ABC transporter permease codes for MSQSLRTCLLIGPLILFLVVCYLLPFLGIVGWSVTLPDPGLGQYETALTDPLVHSVAWRTLRICALVTVFSVIAAYAISLVWVRGSPMQRVLVELCILIPFWISVLTRAFGWLSLLSNRGIINTFLQNIGLIDAPLTLVRNDFGVVVGMTHFLIPFAVFPIASAMRSMDERALMAARGMGAGRTRIFWQVFVPMTGNGIIGAALIVFVFALGFFVTPAILGGGRSVMIAELIYLRIFQSPNWGLAAAISVLMMLAVGMFLSALMRHLAPGTER; via the coding sequence ATGTCCCAGTCCCTGCGCACCTGCCTTCTCATTGGTCCGCTGATCCTGTTTTTGGTGGTATGTTATCTGCTGCCGTTTCTGGGCATCGTCGGGTGGAGCGTGACCTTGCCAGACCCCGGCCTCGGGCAATACGAGACCGCGCTGACCGATCCGTTGGTGCATTCGGTCGCGTGGCGCACATTGCGCATCTGCGCGCTGGTCACGGTGTTTTCTGTCATTGCGGCCTATGCGATCTCGCTGGTCTGGGTGCGCGGCAGCCCGATGCAGCGCGTGTTGGTCGAGCTGTGCATCCTCATTCCGTTCTGGATATCTGTGCTCACCCGCGCGTTCGGCTGGCTGTCCCTGTTGTCAAACCGGGGCATCATCAACACGTTCTTGCAGAATATCGGACTGATCGACGCCCCCTTGACGCTTGTGCGAAACGATTTCGGCGTGGTGGTTGGCATGACGCACTTCCTTATTCCCTTTGCCGTCTTTCCCATCGCTTCTGCCATGCGCAGCATGGATGAGCGTGCCCTGATGGCCGCGCGCGGCATGGGTGCAGGACGCACACGCATATTCTGGCAGGTTTTTGTACCTATGACCGGAAACGGCATCATTGGTGCCGCGCTGATCGTCTTTGTCTTTGCGCTTGGCTTTTTTGTCACCCCCGCGATCCTTGGCGGCGGGCGCAGTGTGATGATTGCCGAGCTGATCTATCTGCGCATCTTTCAAAGCCCGAACTGGGGCCTCGCTGCCGCCATCAGTGTGCTGATGATGCTTGCGGTGGGTATGTTCCTGTCGGCCCTCATGCGCCACCTTGCGCCAGGAACCGAGCGATGA